The genomic window TCAAAGCGCTTACTTTCGCTTTGTGCCCACTGAACACACCCCATGTGATGTAACCACTTACCCGTGCCGTTGAGGCCAATGAGGCCGTAGCGGCGGCCCGAGTTGAGCTCCAAGCTGGTGTCCTGCAGCAGCTCCTGCCCATGGAAGGTGAGCGACATGCTGGTGACGTGCACATCTGTGCTGTTGGGGTGCGAAGCCAGCACGCCAGTTACCGCCCGCGCCTCAGTCTTCTTCAGCTCAAACTCATCCATCTCCTTGGTCAGACTTTCCACACCTGTAACTCAGTGACATGGAGGGCCATTTAGTAAGTAATTTCTCCAAATGAAGTGTTACCCATCTCCACCTGGAATACAAATACATTTCTGAAACCTGAACTAGCAGTGAAGATGATTTAAACTTAAGCCCTTTAGTTGCTCTATGATTATCAACCATTACCGTTGCTTATGGCTCCATTCTCCTGGCCTTCCTCTGGtttgtctccctctccatcctcagttttttttGTCTTCTGGCGGGATTTGGCGGCTTCCTTCTTCTTCTGCGCCTTCTTCTTGGCCAGGTCTGAAGGCATGGCTGCTGCTGACGTCGACAAAATTAAACTTGAAGACAGAGAGCTGGGGGTCAAAGCAGGGAAAACTGGTTCAGTAAGTAACATTGTATTGCCTGCATCTGGATTATCAGGAGCAGCTAATATGGTAAGCAGTCATCAAGTGAATCAAAATGCTGGTGCCATTTCGTTTAGGTTGAGACACCTCATTACCACTACCAAGACAAATGGAAGTAATATCAATTTGGTTGGAAAGGGTCGCCCGTTTGTTATCCTCATTCATGAAGCATGTTGCTGACCAGCCAAATGACACATTAAAATGTACCCCAACCTCAAGCTCTGCTTGATCTGGCTTTAGTTTAACTGCTTGCAAGTCCTCCCTTCGTTGTCATTCATATGAATCTCAATCGAAGacgaaacatttaaaaaaattgctTATCCATCTATGGTTAGACCGATGATAGATTTTACGCGCAGTTACCTAATTACATTGCGCAACTCGCAAGCGTTAGTTAGGAAGCTATTCATATTGCGCATTGCATTATAAATGCCAGCATCCTTTACCTGGTCAGCTGAGTTAGTCATCTTCCAGCATAACAGTAAGCACTGAGTAACTGGGGTAGCTAGCCAGGTGGCCTAGTATGGCTAATCTCACGTATCGTCCTTCTTTCCTGCCATTTAACTTACCATGGCTGGCTACATGACTATGTTATATTCGCTCAGAACTGTAACTAAACGTTCGCTTGCTATAGATATTTAATCAGTTTGCCAACTGCAAATTAACGTTAGCTACCTAGCTGTTAAACTGGCACCCTGGGCCACAATTTTAGTGAGTGAAATATTTAGGCCCTACCAGTTAGCTGAAACTGGCTAGCCAAATTACCTCCGAATCTCGAGCTAGTAACTTAGCTAAGCAATTTTATCACAAATCCAGGAAGTCAGTGCGGGCTTTTATCTTTCGATCTGTCAGATGCCAATCATCCCACTGGATAGAAATCCCCAAATGATTTTAGAGTCAGACGCCGGTAAGATAGCTGGTGGCTAATGCCGATAAACTCGTGGTCATCTTTTCATTGCATTGTGTAGTAACTagaaactaacgttagctaggttacCTGTATGCTAGCTAACGTTTTCAAACAATTCaaaactaacaacagaccctgcCAACAATTTATCCGATACATTTTTACTAAATCCAAAAAGATTTAAACACTATTTGTGACTCTGTTATATATATACGTTTTAATATCCTGCTGGCGTTTTCTTACCGGTCTTTTTCCTGTTCACCCGCGGCTGCGACGATGTTGGAAACGCACAAGAAAGAATGAGCTCGTTGTCGCGTGTCCCAATGCCGGCTCACCAACCAATGAAACGCCGAGTTGTCTTTCAAGACCAACTTTCGCATTTTAATAACGGGCGGGTAAAATAAGAAGGGTTGTGGGAAATGGTGTCTTCTGAACGATATTAAATAAAGACCAGAAATGATTCATTATTGCAACATCATCATTGATAGAATGGGCCTCATTTTTCACAGACAGTTCATGGTTACCGCTTGGCAGAATtgtcacttttttttttactggaaCACGTTTTAGGCTACGTAGAACTCCAGTGAAACAAAAATAATGATTATTATTCATTAGGcttaaaataaataattgtaaCTGTTGAGCTTATTTACACATCTAAAGACTCAAGCAGGGTTGGGGTGTGtcaaaatccatttaaattcagtcaattcaggaagtaaactgacaaTTACATTTGTTTTCATGTTGAGTAAAATCTCAAATTCAGTTACTATATTGGTTTGGATCAGTTAAAAAATATGACAAGATGACAACATTCATTCATAACAACAGCAAATACATATAATCCGTAACCAAATACATCTATCTAGATTTAGAAATTGCAATATGGCTTAACGGTCAAGGGTTAACCCTTGCTTAATAAATCAGACTGTGATACCAGCTTTCTAGGGATACAGTCTAAATTAAAGCACTGCAAAAACATGGATAATTTCCTTACAAGCAAGAATTCTGAATAAAATGACATTTGAACTTACTGTACTGGTTGTCTGAAAAATATCAACAGTAAAGTATTATTTACCCAACTTTTTGGAGTGCCTGTACTACAGATTTCTATCACCTGGAACATGCACAAATGAATTCCACCATTTTAACACCTGCAAGACTTCGGTTGGTATGCATCCATTTTATATGCCTTAGGTGACGAGCAAACAAATTGTGACACACAGAGACTTGCGTTTTGAAGTCGGTTTAGTAATactatcagaacccaaaatataagcttgtttcacTCCGTTGTTTGTAAACAATATAATTAAGCAAACAGTGTAGGCTAtatcctcaaaacatggttaaaactatcattttgatctcATAGATGAGccgtccttgcatccatagctctgtctatgaatttgagagtggttacaggCTGGTTGAGAGTGACCACTTGTTTTAACTGCAGATTGACCCTTTAAGTTTCCGTTCTTAAGGTCGAATATACACTTTCTGAAGCCAGGGCATACATTGCATGTTTTGATTTGTGATGAAATATTGGTGTTAATATGTTAAACATAAATTCAAGGGTGTTTTCACTTGTCAACATACTGCTTTTCCATGGCATTCTACCTTAAAACAACTACGTCACAATACTGCTTCCTTCGTCACAAAAAGGAATGGCATAGAACAGTCCCCGCCCAGCTGTAGCAGACGTGCCTATTTAGATTTAAGGTTCTCTTGAACAGAGCAGATTCCCTCTGCCACAAGCTTTGACAGAAGAGACAAAATGCAGCGGGTATCATTGGCATTGGTCATTTTCACCATTGCAATAATTACAATCCAATCGGTGCCCATAGAAACAAGTGGTGAAATGGTAAGCTTGCTATATGATTTCTTCTTCACTGTCTTAAACGTTTTTGGGGAGTAACATTGTTTTTTGTGATTGCTTTTGATGAGTAGACTAACATTGGTGAGTAATCCTTTGATTCTTTGACTCTTGGATCAGAGgaaactttttttaaatttggGCCATTCATTGCAGCATTTCATTTCGTTTGCTTTGAAATAGGGTGGTAACATGTAAGAGGTTTGACATGTAGGGGCACTAGCTATAGAGATTATTTAACAGTTAATCATAATCATCAAAGGGTTAAAAGCACAAAGTTACTCTGAATCCATGTCCCGCCAACGGAAAAAAATACATAAAGCAAGCACCTGATCATAATCAAATTGGCTGATTTTCTTATTTTCCCTATAGTCCCAAGCTTGACTTAAGATCGGTGTGTTAGTCTTTACTTTCACATGAATTATGAATTGATGTCAATGGAAGATTTGGGTAAACTTCTGAATTATACCTATAGATATAGTAAACAGTAAGTGTTGGTTCACTGTCCTCCGCAGATTGAGAAAATGCAACACGTCAGCATGAGCCAGTTTCGCAGGAGAAGGGGGACTGATGACTCATTCAAGAAACCCTCACGGTCCTGCTCTGGCTGCTACTCTGTCATAGGAGACCCCACTACGACATGATCACCCCGCTAGTGAGGTGAGCCATAATTTCACAGCCCATAAAGTCCTCAGTGACTGAATACCCTCAGATCAGTAGGACTACATGTACTCTAATGAAACGTAACTTAAGTTGAGCTGTTTATTAATACTATATACAACCACATTGACTCACCCTGCAGGAGCTGGTTTCACCTTTCCAGAGGACAAATCAACAAACGCGGAATCACCAGAAACTCCACTCCAAAGAGCAAGAAGAAAATACTAAACCAAGGAACTATCCTCAAAGTAAATATGATCACTGGCACCCCCTGTTTTCTAAGACAAATGAATGACCCTTTCATATGAATCGTGCATTGTATTGATGAACGCTGTGTCTTGTGGGAGTGTCTGTTGACATGTCCTTTCCCCATCCCCATTGTGACTCATAAGGCAAGAAGTACAATTTAGGCAAGTCATTATCAATGCCTTCAATTTAGAGCTTTACACATGCTGAGTCACAGCCTGCTTAAACCAGACTGAATGCTGTGCTAATGATTGTTTCACGTCATGTTGAGCACAAGTTTCAGTGTGGTTTAAGCAGGCCAGCTGAGTCATAGGCTGGTTGAGGCACAAGTGGTATTTTAAAAAATTAGTCATTGAAACCATGCCACAACTCCAAAACCATATTGGCTAAGTTTAAAACCAATTagcagttttaaccaatcagcatccagtatTGGACCAACCCCTTTGTATAAGCTTTGTTAATGTATCAACAAAGTAGTCTTATGTGCCATAACTGAAAGCAGTGTCCCCAAAAAGAAAATTCCAATCTAACCCCAGTCTATTTGAATAAAGAGGCCTAGTTGAAAAAAGAGGACCAGATGCTTTCTTGCAGAGGTTTCAATTTTATTACACTCTTTAGTAAGAACATGGTCTCTGAAGGAAACTGCACAGATACCTTGGAGATCAACGGTGTGAGAGCTTCATGTTCATTGGTGTTATTCCAAACCCAAGGACAGTCGATGATAACTTGAGCGCCAACATTAAGAAGTGGCCTTGTCCCCAAATGGTCCTCAGTCTTTCCACTAGTAACTAGATGTGTTGGAACCTGATAAGACAAAAAAATGCCGGAAtagtgtcggaccccagtaagactagctgtcaccattgTAGTCAGCTATTGCGGAcgctaataaatcaaatcaagtaTAAAGGACTTGAACAGTATTTAATAGATATATAATTTACAAGTAGTATGACAAAAGGTGAGAATGTGTTTCTGCACTTGCAGAAATGATTTCCGTCCTCAATGAACCAACAACCTACTAGTATGGTGGACCAGgagtgacaaaaaaaataaaaaaataaatgtgaacATAAACCAATGATTAAATTAGAAAAGTAATTGACTATTAATGCGTTAATAATGCACTTGTAAATTAATAAACACACAATAGAACATTTGAAAACTTATGAGGAAATATATACATTGATTTCTGTACATTTTCAATATTCATGTATACATTTTTCTAAATGATTTTGTCACTCCTGGTCCTCGATACCAACCTAACAACAACTTACTCCTACTGGTTTCTACAAGGGTGACTAGCACTTGGAAGATGCTCCCAAAACAGGGAACAACGTCACACATCGCTCACATGCCAGTCAGCTTTCACATGCAGGTGTGTGAAATGTTTGAGGAGATCAAGATAATTGTTATCTGTGTGTGGATATGCTTTAGGAAGAGATACACAGGtacctgccaaaataaaggaaacagtGACATAATGTGTTTTAATAAGGCGTTGGGCCACAGCGAGCCGTCAGAGCCCcaagaacagcttcaatgcaccctGGCATAGAGTCTACAAGCCTGGAACTCCATAGCAAGGATTCGACACCATtattccatgagaaattccataatttggtgttttgttgatgtcaATATTCTAAACAATCAGGCTGTTCTCCCTGACGAATGCTTCACATTCAGAAAAAAGTCAGAGTTTTTAAGATATTGTTCAATTGAACTTGCCACCACAATAGAGGTATTTTAATATCATGAAGAGTGCCTTGCTCCTCCTCAGTTTTTGAACGGGACTGTAGTAGACTTTACCTTGAGGTGCTGGGCCGCCGTGGGGCTCCAAATGGGGAGGAAGGGGAGTTCGTCTCCCTTCAGGCTCTGATGCACCTGTGCCCCTGTTGAGAGGAACATCGTGTCAAAGGAGGTCATGCAATCTCACCCATTGGAATATATTGCGTGGAGTTCACCTTGAtgatataaacagtaccggctCCCAAAATGAGTACTGggacctatttcagtccaagtcaagcactgttaCTATAATAGCATAAACAGAAAACAAGTTTACAATCAGAAAATTACATCATCAAGAAGTCATGTGCCAATGGTATTTTCCCTGTTGGGCTATTAATCTTCTTTTTTGATATTGCCTTTGCCTCAGAGGTCATCTCTGAAGTTAGCTACTCACATCGAGGGGTGGTAGCGGCTCTCCTCCCCATCCAAGATGCCGTGGTAGGTGCCGATCTCCAGCGTCAGGCGCATTTTGTTACCCAGCAACGTCTCATAGTCACGGCGTTGCTGTTCAATGTCGCCATGGACGTCGCCCAGCTCTGACTCCAGCTTGCCAATGACGGATCCCAGGTTCTGCAACTCGATGTCATGCCAATGCTTGGCGTCGTTCAGGGAGTTCTCCAGGCCGCGCTTCTGTTGGAGCAAGTTGATgcagttgacacacacacacacacacacacacacacacacacacacacacacacacacacacacacacacacacacacacacacacacacacacacacacacacacacacacacacacacacacacacacacacactttgtgttTCATTCGTTCCATTCTAACCATTCCAATTTGCCCGTCCTTTCTATTTCTACCTCCACCATTCTCCACTGACATACACACTATTGGTGGTGTTGGGCTGTCCCCAAAAACGTTGACCTATATAGGGACACTGTAGAGGTGACGGCTCAATACATACCAGTGCTCTGATGGACTCGGTTTCGGCCTGCAAACTCTGGATTTTACAACCAGCATCGTTATACTCCGTCTTCAGActctccagctcctcctcctcatgACTCAGCTTACTGCCCACACTCTCCTCCTGCTgaacacccgcacacacacacacacacacacacacacacacacacacacacacacacacacacacacacacacacacacacacacacacacacacacacacacacacacacgtcaagctATTTCAAAGAACAGGTGTATTCCGTTTGTTTTGCCTGGCCCCTACTAGACACAATAAACCTCAAGCTGACCTCATAATAGATAAACAACTAATGACAAATGTAAATACATTTCAACTACACATTGATCTATCAAAAGTAAATATTGATTTCTCCCCTTTTTACTCAGATGTTAAAGGTTGTAAGTGTGGGGAACTACAGTATGAACTTACCTTGTATTCCAGGTAGGCATCGGTCTCGGCACGGTTCTTCTCGATGACTCTTTCCCAGTGGGAGCGGATGTAGGCCAGTATCTGGTCCAGATTGGTCTCAATGGGAGCGTCCGGTTCATCCACCTCACGGCCTGCCATCTGGTTGTATAGCACCCTCACGTCCTGAAAGGAGCAGAAGAACACCTGGGAAAAGGGCCTTTGTTCCACCCCAACACCAATACACCGGATTCATATAATCAATACGATCCTAATCATCTGATTTCCAATAACAACCAGCTGGATGAGGTGTGGGCTTTCACTCTGGGTTGGAGGTAAATGCTTGTCAGTGGGCAAACCCCACAAGAAAGGAATCCTATGGAAATGCTAGCAGTTAGGGTTTCTTATGTGCTCCATTTATTTCTATGCTGGGTAAATAAACTTAACGAATACACAAGAACTGTCTTGGGGATTCAACTAAGTGGGAAATTGTATTTTGTTAGATTGTATGTTGACGGGAATATCCCCTTCTCTAATATCCCACTCTAAAAACCCGACATGGAACCCTATGACAAAGTCAGCGGTCTGCTGGTAATCTGTTTTTTCCAGTATGTGCTCCATCCTTCATGCTTGACTCACCTCCTCGTGGTTGCGTGCCAGGTCTCGGAGCTCAGCCCTCATGCTGTCCATCTGGCTCTCCAGGTCTGACTTGGTCAGGTTGGCATCGTCAATCACCTTGTACAGAGAGCTGATCTCTTCCTCAACCGCTTTCCTGAAGGGCTGCTCATTCTCATAcctacaggatggagagaaagtGAATCTCAAAAGACAGGGTGTTCTTCTCCATGCTCTTCTCGATTCCCCAGGTTCTGACGTTTTGGGAAggaggtgagaagagaggaggtgaggagagaggatgtgaggatgTGAGGAGAGTGTACACTCACCGGTCCTTGAAGTCCTCAGCGTTGGCCTGCACATTCTCTGTCTGCAGCATTAGCCTGGCATTGTCAAGGATGGACTCACTAACCTATGGGGGAGGTTTTGCAATATGTCAGTCTGTCCACTAGGGTGCAACAGATGCTCTGAAGTCCAACTTAGGGTGAATTCTTCGATCAATGGGTATTCTGCATGCAGGTATGATGCAAAATTACTTGTTAAAAGCATGGATGCGCCTTTACAATGTCTTATTATAAGGCGTATGGTATGTTAAgtctctctctgcaggtcattttcAATGGACTCAAAATAGCTGTTATTAGGCGAGGATCATTATGAGATCCTCATTATAAGACCAGACATTATAAGCAGTGGTGTCGTGGAGGGTGAACGCAGGTAGACATCATTTACACAACTTTTTTATTTTGCACGAGCGTTTACCCACCTATCGCTGAAAACTGCATACAGGGAGTGTTACTTTATACACCGCGAAAGGTGGTCAGTGTTTACCCACCTACTTTGTTTACTCACTACATCACTGATGATAAGGGAGTCATGCATGCCTGTGCCAAGTCTTGGGGTGCATTATAATGGCATCACAATGCATTGCACCTCATCAATGGAAGACTGCTATACTTCAACATAATTTCTTAATTGGAAATCCAGCCGCCATCAGACTCCCTCTCAAGGCTGGCTGGCTCTAGAGACTCCGTGGGACTCCACAGAGTCCGGAAGATTGTAAGATGTATTTATTGTGCCCCTAGCGCATGGAATGACCTGCAGGCCACTTTGAGGCTTGACTCTCTGGTCTCGAAGGGTCAGTTTGGGACTTTGAGGAGGAATGTGGTGATGTTTTGATTGAGGTGTAATTTTATCTGTCACTTTTGAATTTGATTTGTTGTAATATGTCATTGTAACTGTATAGTGTTGTATTGAGGCTGATCATGTTGATGTATTGTTCCCAGGGCAGCCTTATAAATGAGACCCTGGTGTTAATGGGTttcccctggttaaataaaggtaaacaaattaaaatatgcTGACAGTCTCACAGTGCAATAAACAATTGAGGATCATGAACACTGCTTCAAAGTTAGACTCCCCATTCCAAAACGGTCACTTTTAAATGAACGCACTATCCAGCGCAAATCACGCCACAATCTCCAGCTCCAATCACCCACTCAATCAGTGCTTCAACCTACTCCCATCTGGTCGGAGGCACAGAACAGCAAAATGCTGCACTGCTGCATCGGCAGGAGCTTTCTTAACTTCATTCTAGGACTTGTGAACAACAACTCCCTCTCTTATTTACCTGTACCCAGTTGTCTTCCCAGaccttctctacccctctcctcccattctttctctttcccttctTATCAGTCTGTACCCCCTACCCATCATACTcaactccctcctccctctccctcttcctgtagAAGTCATCCTAGTCcttctttacccctctcctcgCTGCTCTTCCTTTCTCCCCCTTACCTATCTGTATCCTCTCTACCCATCATCCTCAactacctccttctctccccttccttacCTGCCTGTAGACgtcctcccagtcctgtctgaggGGACCCCAGGCTCCGGCACTGGACGCCTTACGATCCAAGCAGTGTCGGATCTGCTCCTCCAGCTGCTGGTTGAGCAGCTCCAGGGCGTGCACCTTGTCCCTGTACTCCATCAGGCAGCAGTTAAGGCTCTCAGCACCCCCGGGGTGCTGCCTGccaccagccccagccccatgggGCATAACAGGCACAGCCGTGCTCCTCAGCCCCTGCAGGAACACACTGCTGATGCCCAGTGCACGCCGCGACACTCGCGTGCCCAGGCTGCAGGTGCCGCCCGTGGGGGCTGTCCCCACAAAGACGCCCCGGGGGGCTGTGGTGATGCCCACGGTGCCAGCCCTGGTGCTGGCGCTACCCGGGCGCTCTGCAGTGGAGTGCTGGCCCAAGAAGGAGGACCGACGTCTTGGCAGAGGCATGGCCCTTGTACTTGGAGAATGTGGGTATGAGACGAGAGAATTCGGGAGCGTGTGCGAGTCAGAAGAAGGCTAGTCACCATGCATAGACATCATTGAGTGGCTTGAGAATATGTTGGGTGGCCTGTGGTGTCAAACAGCCCGTGTCCCTGGGCGCATGGCTCTTTATTGCGGCCTGGACTTCTGGAAAGCAAAGGGGCTTATTGTTCCCCTGTGGTGTTTGTGTTGTCATTGTGACAGTGGCCTGGTTCAGGTTGGTGTATTGGGGCTCTTTGTGTGGGTGCTGGTTGTTTGTTTTTGCTGCCTCAGCATTGGAGCCCTCTCAGGAAAACTCCATTGAGCGCTGGCTTGCGCACCCTTTCCCCAAGCACAAACTGCCACCGGTGCGTCGTCTGACTAGACAAAATCTGACTGGAGATGCTTCTACCTCCTCTTTTTGTATGTGTGCATGactgagtgagtttgtgtgtgtgtgcgcatttatATGTGAGAACTTAATAAATCAGGTCATGCATCACTGTAAAGAGTATGCCCAATGGCTGTAAACATGAAAGACTGGAGAAGGGGCCAGAGGAATGTTCAGTATGGCCTgttttttcaaatccaaagttAGGATGTGTTTGATCAAAATACAGTCAATGAAAGCCCAAGGATTTATTAAATATTTGTATATTTTAAATATAAATGTTCTATTTTCAATAATATGAGAGCctgattatatttttattttcaatgatagTCATAGGCGTGTGTATCGGTGGcaaggaagtcaggcgcaggggAATCGATCTTGGTAAAATGGAGTAGTTTATTAATAACTTAAAACATAACTCCAAAACCATTAATAAATTAACAAAACAAAGTGGGTACGAGGACCTGTCGCACACCAATACAAACAACACGAAATAataacaaacaatctctgacaaagacatgaggggaaacagagggttaaatacacaacaggtaatgaatgggattttttttaacctttatttaactaggcaagtcagttaagaacaaattctttttttcaatgacggcctaggaacagtgggttaactgcctgttcaggggcagaatgacagatttgttatTTCATAATAATCAGATTTCAGATTTGCCTAAATTCAAAACACCTGATCTTCCAGGTTGGTTAAATCAAGAGCATGAAGTGCCTATggcactccaggaccagggttgcctGCCTCTGGGCTCGGCCCTCAGAAGTTTGATAGAAGGCTGTCTTTCAACTGTATTAGGGCAGACAGTagaatcaaccaatcacatttggACATATAATGGGTGGGACCATTTTTACAGAAACATATGGAAACTTCTGCCTTCACGAAGGCCTACATATCACTGCTCAATAGACCCTTTTCATGATGAACTTTCAACAATAAGTTATGTTTCAAATGATCATCTGGTGAGTGGAAATGTTCTTTTATTATTGCAGCTCACTTGCGGTTGTTAGCTATCACTTTGAAAAAAAATGTGTTCCGTGGTGTGtgaaacattgttgcatttaAACTTTGTTCACTGGTTATTTTTTTGTGCTGAATGTAATGAAGATGTTTGCAATGGGAAGTACAGTATAAGGAGGACCAAAGTACTCAAAATTTAAATTATATATAAAATGAAATACCACATACTCAAGATAAAAATACATAAATCATTAATTAATAAATACATCAAATATAAATGATTCAAGAATAAGTGCTGCATTATTATGAAATATTTTTTCATAATGTAACTTTTCAAAATAATGTTAGCATATTTAATTTCATAATACATTGTATTTCCCAAAGTTTTTTTTTCATCAGAACATTTATAATTTTATAATGGCGCTTTGTCACATGATGTATTTCCATAGAGGAAGAGAGGCCCAACTCTGCGGAAAATGTATCTCCCTCCACCAGGTAGCGTTTTTTTCGTTGTTTTGCCCACCAAGGAGGTCAATGAGAGGTTCAGTAATGGGTTACAATAATAAGATGTATCtaccaatccaaagaaaggataggcGTGGGCGCTTGACAGCCTGACGTGCCGCTGTGTGGACaatgactcccattgttagggcggagagacGTGTCTGgtcagtatatccataatctttgGTATTTCCAAATTTCATAACCATAATCGCAAGGGGATATGCCAATCAATGCAAGTGGGCGTGGTCAAGTAGGTAATTGGTTCAAAGCCCTTGAACAAGATTGTTAGGCAAAAGTGGTGGCTAAAGTCAAAGAGAAGGATGATTTTGTTGCACAGGGGATGTATTGTTCAGAACAgaactaacaacaacaacaaataattgTGAAAGCGGCTAAAAGAATCTTGGCTCTAGGATTTCACTGCTGAAACACTGCAGGGAATACTATCTGAAGATGCTTCACCCTCTGTGTAGGGATCGGAGTACATTTGACTAAGTGAAGGAGTATATTGACTTTTGTTTCGTTTTTTTAGAATGAGTTGGTTTTATTTATTTTCGTT from Oncorhynchus masou masou isolate Uvic2021 chromosome 3, UVic_Omas_1.1, whole genome shotgun sequence includes these protein-coding regions:
- the LOC135507485 gene encoding phakinin-like — its product is MPLPRRRSSFLGQHSTAERPGSASTRAGTVGITTAPRGVFVGTAPTGGTCSLGTRVSRRALGISSVFLQGLRSTAVPVMPHGAGAGGRQHPGGAESLNCCLMEYRDKVHALELLNQQLEEQIRHCLDRKASSAGAWGPLRQDWEDVYRQVSESILDNARLMLQTENVQANAEDFKDRYENEQPFRKAVEEEISSLYKVIDDANLTKSDLESQMDSMRAELRDLARNHEEDVRVLYNQMAGREVDEPDAPIETNLDQILAYIRSHWERVIEKNRAETDAYLEYKQEESVGSKLSHEEEELESLKTEYNDAGCKIQSLQAETESIRALKRGLENSLNDAKHWHDIELQNLGSVIGKLESELGDVHGDIEQQRRDYETLLGNKMRLTLEIGTYHGILDGEESRYHPSM